The Cohnella abietis genome has a segment encoding these proteins:
- a CDS encoding AraC family transcriptional regulator: protein MQLNEQIVLWNQASIKLMDIRFITMKLHEELRSYRLPANGFLFAMHGHAQIKLDGITHEANRFHILHASKGCCLDICPIEDEFGYYIIYYKAMILLPVRQEILSMMERSSPFQIQYGFAPNNPAAILQKVQLMHKKWEEQGVLERFHVKALFYQFVHELMLQIQSLGIPTLKADLAAQAKNYLHEHYAEPITLDILAERLDSSPRHLSRLFKRETGSSPIDYMIQIRMDKAKELLLTTEATLQEIAVGIGYPDSYYFAKMFKRYVGSAPIRYRMENKKQRTGPNLPSASARYGIVQDSSRLYIDYDNHYQYKGEKKLAMYQSNKTPLAVTLLLCLTLLLSACSTGATNSNSTNGGTQSPSNQASATASNESSINQTAEAEPQKRTVSTVKGDIEVPANPKRVVVLYLLGDVLALGVKPVGVSAVEDEAAFKNELTEAQNLGTWFEPSREAVLALDPDVIIVPSEETYQMLHQIAPTVYIPYEKLSIEERLKKIGEVLGKEGESQTLLDNFNAKVEINKKKLQEAGILDKTVSIMEGGDKDMTVVTTKRYGRGSQVIYEYLGMKGPKTIEQEIENSKDEATGKSVSFEVLADYSGDYIFRSAYEGMTDLSDNVIWNKIPAVKEGRLIEISFGLSYYNDIYSLDKQLDFITDSLLATVK, encoded by the coding sequence ATGCAGTTAAATGAACAAATTGTACTCTGGAATCAAGCGTCTATTAAACTGATGGACATTCGCTTTATAACGATGAAGCTGCACGAGGAGCTTCGATCCTATCGGTTGCCAGCGAATGGCTTTTTATTTGCCATGCACGGTCATGCTCAAATAAAGCTGGATGGCATTACGCATGAAGCCAATCGATTTCATATTTTGCACGCGAGCAAGGGCTGCTGTTTAGATATTTGTCCGATTGAAGATGAGTTTGGATATTATATCATTTATTATAAAGCGATGATTTTGCTACCTGTTCGTCAGGAGATCTTGTCGATGATGGAACGTAGCAGTCCTTTTCAAATTCAGTATGGCTTTGCCCCCAATAACCCGGCTGCTATCTTACAAAAGGTTCAGCTTATGCACAAGAAATGGGAGGAGCAAGGAGTACTGGAGAGATTTCATGTAAAAGCGCTATTCTATCAATTTGTCCATGAGCTGATGTTGCAAATTCAGAGCCTTGGCATTCCAACATTAAAGGCTGATCTGGCGGCTCAGGCTAAGAACTATCTACATGAGCATTATGCCGAACCGATTACTTTGGATATACTAGCAGAGAGACTGGACAGCAGTCCCCGGCATCTATCAAGACTCTTCAAGCGTGAAACGGGGAGCAGTCCCATAGATTATATGATCCAGATTCGAATGGACAAAGCCAAGGAACTGCTGCTGACAACGGAGGCTACTTTGCAAGAAATTGCTGTAGGCATAGGTTATCCAGATAGCTATTATTTCGCTAAAATGTTCAAAAGATATGTAGGGTCTGCACCGATTCGTTATCGAATGGAAAACAAAAAACAACGTACAGGTCCTAATTTACCATCAGCTTCGGCTCGATATGGTATTGTGCAGGATAGTAGCAGGCTTTATATTGATTATGATAATCATTATCAATATAAAGGAGAGAAAAAACTAGCTATGTATCAAAGCAACAAAACACCCCTGGCTGTTACCCTATTACTCTGTCTTACACTATTGCTCAGTGCCTGCTCCACTGGAGCGACAAACAGCAATTCAACAAACGGAGGTACACAGTCCCCTTCCAATCAGGCTTCGGCTACTGCCAGCAATGAATCAAGCATAAATCAGACAGCGGAGGCTGAGCCGCAGAAGCGGACAGTGTCTACCGTTAAAGGCGATATTGAAGTGCCTGCTAATCCTAAGAGGGTCGTTGTTCTGTATTTGTTAGGAGATGTGCTCGCACTTGGCGTGAAGCCTGTTGGCGTCTCTGCCGTTGAAGATGAAGCGGCATTCAAGAACGAATTGACTGAAGCCCAAAACTTGGGCACATGGTTCGAGCCGAGCCGTGAGGCGGTGTTGGCGCTTGATCCAGACGTCATTATTGTACCTTCAGAAGAAACCTATCAAATGCTCCATCAAATTGCGCCTACGGTCTATATTCCTTATGAGAAACTGAGTATAGAGGAAAGGTTGAAGAAGATTGGAGAAGTTCTGGGTAAGGAAGGCGAGTCTCAGACCTTGTTAGATAACTTCAATGCGAAGGTGGAAATAAATAAGAAGAAGCTGCAGGAAGCCGGTATATTAGATAAGACTGTATCCATTATGGAGGGTGGCGATAAGGATATGACAGTCGTCACCACCAAGCGATATGGTCGTGGCTCTCAAGTCATCTATGAATACCTGGGAATGAAAGGTCCGAAGACTATTGAGCAGGAAATTGAAAACTCCAAGGACGAAGCGACTGGTAAGAGCGTTTCCTTCGAGGTGTTGGCTGATTACTCTGGTGATTATATATTCCGCTCTGCCTATGAAGGTATGACAGATTTGTCTGATAACGTTATCTGGAACAAAATTCCGGCTGTAAAGGAAGGTCGGCTAATTGAAATTAGCTTTGGCTTGTCCTACTACAATGACATTTATTCCTTGGACAAGCAGCTCGACTTTATTACAGACAGCTTGCTCGCAACGGTAAAATAA
- a CDS encoding oxalate decarboxylase family bicupin — translation MDTRSNNQAANANIPQPIRSDGAGATDLGPRDIMRDIENPNMLVPPITDAGLIPNLKFSFSDTHMQLNQGGWSREVTVRELPIATTLAGVNMRLTPGGVRELHWHQQAEWAYMLLGRARITSLDQDGRNSIADVGPGDLWYFPAGLPHSIQGLEEGCEFLLVFDDGKFSDLNTLSISDWFAHTPKDVLAANFGVPQSAFNNIPKEQVYIFQDKIPGSLESQRVQSPYGTIPQSFKHQLLAQTPIKTPGGSVRIVDSSNFPISKTIAAALVEIEPGAMRELHWHPNNDEWQYYLTGQGRMTVFAGNNTARTFDYRAGDVGYVPFAYGHYIQNTGNETLWFLEMFKSDRFADVSLNQWMALTPRDLIRDNLHVGPELLDALRKEKWPVVKYPSP, via the coding sequence ATGGATACTCGATCTAACAATCAAGCAGCGAATGCGAATATACCACAGCCAATAAGAAGTGATGGTGCCGGAGCGACTGACTTAGGACCACGAGACATTATGCGAGATATTGAAAACCCAAATATGCTAGTTCCACCGATTACAGATGCTGGCTTAATCCCGAACCTTAAATTTTCTTTTTCAGATACTCATATGCAATTAAATCAGGGAGGGTGGTCCCGGGAAGTCACTGTAAGGGAGTTGCCGATTGCTACTACGCTTGCAGGCGTTAATATGCGGCTAACACCCGGTGGAGTTCGAGAGCTGCACTGGCATCAACAAGCAGAATGGGCATATATGCTGTTAGGGCGGGCACGGATAACCTCTCTTGACCAGGATGGGCGAAATTCCATTGCTGATGTCGGGCCAGGTGATCTCTGGTACTTCCCGGCAGGGCTTCCACATTCCATTCAAGGACTCGAAGAGGGCTGCGAATTTTTGCTTGTTTTCGATGATGGTAAATTTTCCGATTTGAATACCTTGTCTATCTCAGATTGGTTTGCACATACACCCAAAGATGTGCTAGCAGCCAATTTTGGCGTACCTCAGAGTGCCTTTAATAACATCCCGAAGGAACAGGTTTATATTTTTCAAGATAAAATTCCCGGTTCTTTAGAAAGTCAGAGGGTTCAATCCCCTTACGGTACAATTCCCCAAAGCTTTAAGCATCAGCTGCTAGCACAAACCCCAATTAAAACACCCGGTGGAAGCGTGCGAATTGTTGATTCTTCTAATTTTCCGATTTCCAAAACGATTGCTGCTGCGTTGGTTGAGATTGAGCCTGGTGCGATGAGGGAGCTTCATTGGCACCCTAATAATGATGAGTGGCAATATTATCTGACTGGACAGGGGCGTATGACGGTATTTGCAGGAAATAACACTGCCCGTACGTTTGATTACAGAGCGGGGGATGTTGGCTACGTACCCTTTGCGTATGGACACTATATTCAGAATACGGGCAACGAAACATTATGGTTTCTAGAGATGTTCAAAAGTGACCGATTTGCCGATGTTTCCTTAAATCAATGGATGGCGCTTACTCCTCGTGACTTAATTCGAGATAATTTGCATGTTGGGCCGGAGCTACTGGATGCATTGCGTAAAGAGAAGTGGCCGGTTGTTAAATATCCTTCTCCGTAG
- a CDS encoding DUF7002 family protein, producing the protein MKEAIIALITKANSRKLLYHFTRVRNLPAIAHFNALMSSYSLNPYFAGERRVEARKVKLHDYSITLNAHLKIVDSMIDASSTQEQFRAYLDRHVFLWPTLKYCQKMWATYMRREPDERFAILVFDAFSLLSENYSAVKLSKYDSGSNPRFPAHCTYKKGPNMFLPLHSFQIITNHTVPVKASEIKEILIEDQVSNLSKHLRSIYVDHIEDIPECWRNLAKPFIDRAPQGTYSQRNNCFDY; encoded by the coding sequence ATGAAAGAAGCAATTATAGCTTTAATAACAAAAGCGAATAGCAGGAAGCTCCTTTATCATTTTACAAGGGTAAGGAACTTACCTGCTATTGCTCATTTCAATGCTTTAATGTCCAGCTATAGTCTAAACCCCTACTTTGCAGGTGAGCGCCGAGTAGAGGCTAGGAAAGTAAAGCTTCACGATTATTCGATTACGTTAAATGCGCATCTAAAGATTGTTGATAGTATGATAGATGCTTCATCTACACAAGAGCAATTTCGGGCTTATCTTGATCGGCATGTATTTTTGTGGCCGACGTTGAAGTATTGTCAGAAAATGTGGGCCACGTACATGCGAAGAGAGCCAGATGAAAGGTTTGCTATACTAGTATTCGATGCCTTCTCCTTGTTATCTGAAAATTATTCAGCCGTAAAGCTATCCAAATATGATTCGGGGAGCAACCCAAGATTTCCAGCACACTGTACATACAAGAAGGGACCGAATATGTTCTTACCATTACATAGCTTTCAGATTATCACGAACCACACAGTGCCAGTCAAAGCATCAGAAATAAAAGAAATACTCATAGAGGATCAGGTCAGCAACTTATCAAAGCATTTGCGGTCTATATACGTCGATCATATTGAGGATATCCCTGAGTGCTGGAGAAATCTTGCCAAGCCTTTTATTGATCGAGCTCCTCAAGGAACTTACTCCCAACGGAATAATTGTTTTGATTATTAA
- a CDS encoding pectin acetylesterase-family hydrolase yields the protein MRKISKALKISIIGLLSVIIIGSFAIYAFVIKRPTAIPEIVDTKPYEWNRVELGEKVQSSNGSGYHLLTKKGENRNWIIFFSGGGVSWDQNSAAHPIKLKNLLSGKDSGNYFPNIPFYLLSLLGGMFDNKNPNNPFREWNIVYIPYSTGDFHVGKHDAEYKKDDGSSFTMHYNGQNNVQSSLEWIYANVDKPEKLLIAGESAGGFGSAFWAGEISNHYKESEIYQYSDSSFLKSDKWPEVVDKEWHADFEKTFGFAAESDLIGSAFKGNRRLLPANIVLLQSYSLYDEILIHFQNKINDYTGPLDEKNISDWSRQMRQSVKELASTLPNYYYYLTDYDRNNKGTTSHTFSSQKTFYKAEQDGVKLLTWLDDIINNQNNYSVGSKFLEELDQ from the coding sequence ATGAGAAAAATAAGCAAAGCACTAAAGATTTCAATAATAGGTTTGTTGAGCGTCATTATCATTGGTTCTTTTGCCATCTATGCTTTTGTCATTAAGAGACCTACAGCAATACCTGAAATAGTGGATACTAAGCCATACGAGTGGAATAGAGTGGAGCTTGGGGAGAAGGTTCAGTCCAGCAATGGATCGGGGTATCACCTGTTGACCAAGAAGGGGGAAAATCGTAATTGGATTATCTTTTTTTCTGGTGGAGGTGTGAGCTGGGATCAGAATAGCGCCGCTCACCCTATCAAGCTAAAGAATTTATTATCCGGCAAGGACTCGGGTAACTATTTCCCGAATATCCCTTTCTATTTGCTTTCGTTGCTTGGAGGCATGTTCGATAACAAAAACCCTAATAATCCCTTCAGGGAATGGAATATTGTATACATCCCCTATTCAACGGGCGATTTCCACGTAGGCAAGCATGATGCTGAATACAAGAAGGACGACGGCAGCAGCTTTACTATGCACTATAATGGTCAGAACAATGTTCAAAGCAGTCTTGAATGGATTTATGCCAACGTAGACAAACCTGAGAAGCTACTGATAGCTGGTGAAAGTGCGGGTGGATTCGGGTCGGCCTTCTGGGCAGGCGAAATATCCAATCATTATAAGGAATCCGAAATCTATCAATATTCAGACAGCTCCTTCTTAAAATCTGACAAGTGGCCGGAAGTCGTGGATAAGGAATGGCATGCTGATTTCGAGAAAACATTTGGTTTTGCCGCGGAGAGTGATTTGATCGGATCTGCGTTCAAGGGAAATCGTCGCCTTTTACCCGCTAATATTGTTTTGTTGCAATCCTACTCTTTGTATGACGAGATATTGATTCATTTTCAGAACAAGATTAATGACTACACGGGGCCTCTCGACGAGAAAAATATATCCGATTGGTCTCGCCAAATGAGACAATCCGTTAAAGAGCTCGCTTCCACCTTGCCTAATTATTATTACTATTTGACTGATTATGATCGCAATAACAAAGGAACTACCTCGCATACATTCTCATCTCAAAAAACCTTCTACAAAGCTGAGCAAGATGGCGTTAAGCTGCTGACATGGCTGGATGATATTATTAATAATCAAAACAATTATTCCGTTGGGAGTAAGTTCCTTGAGGAGCTCGATCAATAA
- a CDS encoding GNAT family N-acetyltransferase, which yields MKNYQLVNDYKLNETYKESFNELAKTVFEIDFKQWYEKGCWNDNYICYSYVDGDKVIANASINKMIIISNGKEYKAIQVGTVMTHPDYRNQGLSGKLMNHIIDKYEREYDFIYLFANETVLDFYVKFGFEKVQESRFSLHISELEEKPEIAHLWRRLDINDSSDYERIESLARERLPVSSILGVKNNEHLLMFYFILVFNESIYYIEEIDVIVIYKQEDNHLHIFDIISSKKAEIDTILHSIVSAKTEIIHFYFTPDYEGKSIQTEQITESDDNLFVRPLLQGAPTHFVFPITSHS from the coding sequence ATGAAAAACTATCAATTAGTAAATGACTATAAGCTTAATGAAACCTATAAGGAAAGCTTTAATGAGCTGGCTAAAACAGTTTTCGAGATTGATTTTAAACAGTGGTACGAAAAAGGGTGCTGGAACGACAATTATATTTGTTATTCCTACGTGGATGGAGATAAAGTGATTGCGAATGCCTCAATAAATAAAATGATTATTATATCTAATGGAAAAGAATATAAAGCCATACAGGTCGGCACAGTGATGACACACCCCGATTATCGTAATCAAGGGTTGTCGGGTAAACTAATGAATCACATTATTGATAAATACGAGAGAGAATACGACTTTATCTACTTATTTGCTAATGAGACGGTGTTGGATTTTTACGTTAAATTTGGCTTTGAAAAGGTTCAGGAAAGTAGGTTCTCACTGCATATTTCAGAGCTAGAAGAGAAGCCTGAAATAGCCCACCTATGGCGAAGGCTAGACATTAATGATTCAAGCGATTATGAGAGAATTGAATCATTGGCTAGAGAAAGATTACCCGTATCTTCGATTCTAGGGGTGAAAAACAACGAGCATCTTCTGATGTTTTACTTTATCCTCGTATTTAACGAATCCATTTATTATATCGAAGAGATTGATGTCATCGTTATCTATAAACAAGAAGATAATCATCTTCACATTTTTGATATTATCAGCAGCAAAAAAGCTGAAATAGATACAATCCTGCATAGCATTGTTAGTGCGAAGACGGAGATCATTCATTTTTATTTTACACCGGATTATGAGGGTAAGAGCATCCAAACAGAGCAAATAACTGAGAGTGATGATAACTTGTTCGTTCGTCCGTTGTTACAGGGAGCGCCAACACATTTTGTGTTTCCCATAACCTCACATTCGTAA